The Centroberyx gerrardi isolate f3 chromosome 7, fCenGer3.hap1.cur.20231027, whole genome shotgun sequence genome contains a region encoding:
- the LOC139922470 gene encoding adhesion G protein-coupled receptor E1-like, whose translation MEVEISLMQSINERLGKLDILVELQKDLRDLRISLEFSQAQIDDLRKENESLKDIDECFNSSICGPNSVCTNTLGAHICVCQSGFQAADPESVPSVFNFCKDIDECVTNGTICGPNADCHNSIGTHICSCLAGYRLSNVDFIASNVNPCQDIDECGETPGLCGPQTVCTNVPGTFNCSCPDGFFPSTGVWWKMGVSQCQSVQDILNDLNPPEGQTREMFFLNRLDKQLNDKADNSLPEPMAINIFSTVAMVSGIGVQSRSGQKTSSQGDGKTGSVVLDISECLASSLVEQTQNHTNKTLQTSTVALSLQAIGPGSNTENSTSLSAKGNTMEINLQSVAKSNNGSAAAAFMTLSGMENLLSHQYFQTENKTEMYSDVITATLPKTNHSNFSEPVNFTIQHKKVLPDAGMVTCVYWEDKGEKRRERQGDDKGGEEGETMHWSVEGCWVAYSDENYTVCSCSHLSTFALILQIGEPPPEDPFLEWLNRVCVIIGLFFFALAILTFLLCSWNPKINNTARLHLCISLALSHLLLLWNDKYVKHELACTVIAGLLHFLVVASFVWMLLEAVQLHLLVWRLSKVQVIERDGLPKPLLYLIGYGVPLVIVAVSAWVKSDGYGGTEMCWLSTDDNFNWALTGPVIAVITLNLILFCATLWCLRPTLANMKSNISQSKDTRLIVFKIMAQFVVLGCTWILGLYQTNIFFQFLFIVLNSQQGTFLYIVHCLLNKEVREEYKKWLTCSSDSSPQASLKETPSVSEDLDKAEGLQG comes from the exons ATGGAAGTGGAGATATCCCTGATGCAATCAATAAATGAGAGACTTGGCAAGTTGGATATACTGGTCGAGCTGCAGAAAGATCTCCGCGACCTGAGGATAAGTTTGGAATTCAGCCAAGCTCAAATTGATGATCTGAGGAAGGAGAATGAATCATTGAAAG ATATTGACGAGTGTTTCAACTCAAGTATCTGTGGTCCTAACTCTGTCTGCACCAACACACTTGGAGCTCACATCTGTGTTTGTCAATCGGGGTTTCAAGCAGCAGACCCTGAGTCAGTGCCCAGCGTCTTTAACTTTTGTAAAG ACATAGACGAGTGTGTGACAAATGGCACTATCTGCGGTCCCAATGCAGACTGTCACAACTCTATTGGGACTCATATCTGTAGCTGTCTCGCAGGTTATCGTCTGTCCAACGTCGACTTCATAGCCAGTAATGTCAACCCATGCCAAG ACATAGATGAGTGTGGTGAGACACCAGGTTTGTGTGGGCCACAAACTGTGTGTACTAATGTACCAGGGACCTTCAATTGTTCCTGTCCTGATGGGTTTTTCCCCTCCACTGGAGTCTGGTGGAAGATGGGGGTATCACAGTGTCAGA GTGTTCAAGATATCCTAAATGATCTGAATCCTCCTGAA GGCCAGACTAGGGAAATGTTTTTCCTCAATAGACTGGACAAGCAGCTGAACGACAAAGCAGATAACAGCCTACCAGAGCCA ATGGCAATCAACATCTTCTCCACAGTTGCG ATGGTGTCTGGAATTGGAGTTCAGTCCAGATCAGGTCAGAAGACGAGTTCTCAGGGAGATGGGAAGACTGGCAGTGTTGTGCTGGACATCTCTGAATGTCTGGCTTCTTCCCTGGTGGAACAAACTCAGAATCACACCAACAAAACTTTGCAGACTTCAACAGTAG CTTTGAGTCTACAAGCTATTGGTCCAGGGAGCAACACTGAGAACAGCACTTCTCTTTCGGCCAAAGGAAACACCATGGAGATCAACCTGCAGTCAGTAGCCAAAAGCAACAATG GTTCTGCAGCAGCTGCCTTCATGACACTCAGTGGGATGGAGAATCTTCTTAGTCATCAATACTTTCAAACAGAGAACAAGACAGAGATGTACTCTGATGTCATCACTGCCACCCTGCCCAAAACCAACCACAGCAATTTCTCCGAGCCTGTCAACTTCACTATCCAACACAAGAAGGT ATTACCTGACGCTGGTATGGTGACCTGTGTGTACTGGGAGgacaaaggagagaagagaagagagagacagggggatgacaagggaggagaagagggagagaccaTGCATTGGTCAGTAGAGGGCTGTTGGGTCGCATACTCTGATGAAAACTACACAGTGTGCAGCTGCTCTCACCTTTCCACCTTTGCCCTCATCCTGCAGATTGGGGAG CCTCCACCAGAGGATCCTTTCCTAGAATGGCTGAACCGAGTGTGTGTAATTATtgggctgtttttctttgctttggCCATCCTCACCTTCCTCCTGTGTAGTTGGAACCCCAAGATCAACAACACAGCCCGTCTTCACCTCTGCATCAGCCTCGCCCTATCCCATCTACTGCTGCTGTGGAATGACAAATATGTCAAACATGAG CTGGCCTGCACTGTCATAGCTGGGCTGCTCCACTTCCTGGTTGTGGCCAGTTTTGTGTGGATGCTGTTGGAAGCTGTGCAGCTGCACCTGTTGGTTTGGAGGCTTTCCAAGGTGCAGGTCATCGAGAGGGACGGCCTCCCCAAGCCGCTTCTCTACCTGATTGGTTACGGTGTTCCCCTGGTGATTGTGGCCGTGTCAGCATGGGTGAAGTCTGATGGCTATGGTGGTACTGAGAT GTGCTGGCTGAGCACAGATGACAACTTCAACTGGGCTTTAACAGGGCCAGTAATTGCTGTCATCACT CTGAATTTGATCTTGTTCTGTGCAACTCTCTGGTGTCTGAGACCTACTCTGGCCAACATGAAGAGTAACATCTCTCAGTCAAAAGATACCAG ACTTATTGTGTTCAAGATCATGGCCCAGTTTGTTGTACTGGGCTGTACCTGGATCCTAGGCCTGTACCAGACCAATATCTTCTTTCAGTTCCTCTTTATCGTTCTCAACTCACAACAGGGGACCTTCCTCTACATCGTCCACTGTCTGCTCAACAAGGAG GTGCGAGAGGAGTACAAAAAATGGCTAACCTGCTCCTCTGACTCCTCTCCACAAGCCTCTCTG AAAGAGACACCATCAGTCTCTGAAGACCTGGACAAGGCTGAAGGACTGCAGGGCTGA